Proteins encoded within one genomic window of Candidatus Eisenbacteria bacterium:
- a CDS encoding glycosyltransferase family 4 protein: protein MSAPIRVAHVVATVGRSGVESFLLTLLPSLRHEGVAATLFVPGEGNLTTKLRARGVPVEHGAPVRKLDLRAASRLAAAWRGRFDLVHAHGPRAAFWAERAARRAGLPFVLTVHELRWQSLPRGPRRSAWVWLESRDMRRARVLTTVSDAARGGLVAFDPSLAPRIAVVHAATPLALDGGPARMAAPFVRGGAMRLVTVGRFGPGKGQEVLFESLALALQGGLDFELAIVGHGPGEAGLRSLASRLGIADRLRWHGPDADVAGHLADADVFVTTTRAETFGIAVLEAMLVGLPVLATAVGSLPEVVEDGRTGQLVPFEPEATLAHRVARELLEWNAERALARERGAAGARRARERFSPEALARGMARVYRETLAAAGSVTRDGP, encoded by the coding sequence GTGAGCGCACCCATCCGGGTCGCCCATGTGGTGGCGACCGTCGGTCGCTCCGGGGTCGAGTCCTTCCTGCTGACGCTGCTGCCCTCGCTGCGGCACGAGGGGGTGGCCGCGACGTTGTTCGTGCCCGGCGAGGGGAACCTGACGACGAAGCTGCGGGCCCGGGGCGTCCCGGTCGAGCACGGCGCTCCGGTTCGAAAGCTCGACCTGCGCGCGGCTTCGCGCCTTGCCGCGGCGTGGCGGGGGCGGTTCGATCTGGTTCACGCGCACGGCCCGCGCGCCGCGTTCTGGGCCGAGCGTGCCGCGCGCAGGGCGGGCCTGCCCTTCGTGCTGACCGTCCACGAGCTTCGCTGGCAGAGCCTGCCGCGGGGACCGCGGCGCTCGGCATGGGTGTGGCTCGAATCGCGCGACATGCGCCGCGCCCGGGTGCTGACGACCGTCTCCGACGCCGCCCGGGGCGGCCTCGTCGCCTTCGATCCGTCGCTCGCACCGCGCATCGCGGTGGTTCATGCGGCGACCCCGCTGGCGCTGGACGGTGGCCCCGCCAGGATGGCCGCCCCATTCGTCCGTGGAGGCGCGATGCGCCTCGTCACCGTGGGCCGGTTCGGACCCGGAAAAGGTCAGGAGGTGCTGTTCGAGTCCCTCGCGCTCGCCCTGCAGGGGGGCCTCGACTTCGAGCTCGCGATCGTCGGACACGGACCCGGTGAAGCCGGCCTCCGGTCGCTCGCCTCCCGCCTGGGGATCGCCGACCGTCTGCGCTGGCACGGGCCGGACGCCGACGTCGCGGGACATCTGGCCGATGCGGATGTGTTCGTCACCACGACCCGCGCTGAAACGTTCGGCATCGCGGTGCTCGAGGCGATGCTCGTCGGGTTGCCCGTGCTCGCGACGGCGGTGGGCAGTCTGCCCGAGGTGGTGGAGGACGGCCGGACCGGGCAGCTCGTTCCCTTCGAGCCAGAGGCCACACTCGCGCACCGAGTCGCGCGCGAACTGCTCGAGTGGAACGCGGAGCGGGCGCTGGCGCGCGAGCGCGGCGCCGCCGGGGCGAGGCGGGCGCGTGAGCGCTTCTCGCCGGAAGCCCTGGCGCGGGGGATGGCACGCGTCTACCGCGAGACGCTGGCCGCGGCCGGGTCCGTCACCCGCGACGGTCCCTGA
- a CDS encoding undecaprenyl/decaprenyl-phosphate alpha-N-acetylglucosaminyl 1-phosphate transferase, protein MAVFPLGAFPIALLVSFAAMPLVVRLAWATGYLDHPEARKLHTSATALLGGAGVFAVALAVWGAAMAVMPHTPSDWEAYYLLFGAGIALGLGLWDDRFGMSPQIKMLGQAAAATMIIAGGAVPELGLPAGVEGILALVALVALMNAVNFLDNMNGMVGGLAAIALLGFAWTSFERGANGVAAAQLALAGACLGFLPHNFPRARLFLGDAGSLLLGYSLGASALLAMKSAPAGWGQAGPAIMLAYPAFDLVFVVVTRVRDGRPVQQGGKDHSNHRLASVLKCPIRTVLMIWLSGAVLCAAGIATLRLNRPIPTLLLSVPLTILLFWSGLRLSSVPIARPSPPAR, encoded by the coding sequence GTGGCCGTCTTCCCGCTGGGCGCGTTCCCGATCGCCCTGCTGGTGTCCTTCGCGGCGATGCCGCTCGTCGTCCGCCTCGCGTGGGCGACCGGCTATCTCGACCACCCCGAGGCGCGCAAGCTGCACACCTCGGCGACCGCGCTGCTCGGCGGCGCGGGGGTGTTCGCGGTGGCGCTGGCCGTTTGGGGCGCGGCGATGGCGGTCATGCCGCACACACCGTCGGACTGGGAGGCCTACTACCTGCTGTTCGGCGCGGGCATCGCGCTCGGGCTGGGCCTGTGGGACGACCGCTTCGGCATGTCGCCGCAGATCAAGATGCTGGGGCAGGCCGCGGCCGCGACCATGATCATCGCGGGCGGCGCGGTGCCGGAACTGGGCCTGCCGGCGGGCGTCGAGGGCATCCTCGCGCTGGTGGCGCTGGTGGCGCTCATGAACGCCGTGAACTTCCTCGACAACATGAACGGCATGGTGGGCGGCCTCGCGGCGATCGCGCTGCTGGGCTTCGCCTGGACCAGCTTCGAGCGGGGGGCGAACGGCGTCGCGGCGGCCCAGCTGGCGCTGGCGGGGGCCTGCCTGGGGTTCCTGCCGCACAACTTCCCGAGGGCGCGGCTGTTCCTGGGCGACGCGGGAAGCCTGCTCTTGGGTTATAGTCTCGGCGCTTCGGCCCTGCTGGCGATGAAGTCCGCGCCCGCGGGCTGGGGCCAGGCCGGCCCGGCGATCATGCTGGCGTACCCGGCGTTCGATCTCGTCTTCGTGGTCGTCACCCGTGTGCGTGACGGCCGCCCGGTGCAGCAGGGCGGCAAGGACCACAGCAACCACCGACTCGCGAGTGTCCTCAAATGTCCGATTCGAACCGTCCTGATGATCTGGCTCAGTGGGGCCGTCCTATGCGCCGCCGGAATCGCTACGCTGCGCCTCAATCGGCCGATCCCAACGCTCCTCCTGTCGGTCCCGTTGACGATCCTGCTCTTCTGGAGCGGGCTGCGACTATCGTCCGTGCCGATCGCCCGGCCGTCCCCGCCGGCGAGGTGA
- a CDS encoding oligosaccharide flippase family protein, whose protein sequence is MLRRIAAHSLLLLTGEGFSRGLTFVTTVVLARVLGPGAFGVLAFAQALLGYALLVGDGGLATHGVRAVANAPAEARAAWTGLATVRLGLSTAALAIAMLAAWALPAEPLVRTVALVTLAAALPTALLPDWTLRGLQRMGRAAVLNAVPAAVTLVLVLACVHAPGDVPLAALARTAGSAAAAVLGMVWMRRWPFTRAAQQEGAAWRSAHGGTVLMRAGATILAANLAVLVYNSADQLLLFALADERAVGLYGGAYRILQLPFAAFYALTAASLPALSAAMRDDPAGARRTAARLEWLGLAAGAALAAALLWVRAPLLQALYGPGYAAAAPALGVLALAIPLDFAVSVRGLAAIAAGRERTNLVLAAIGAAANVAANLVLIPRAGIVGAAWATVGTYVVLYLLYRAFLDPGEKR, encoded by the coding sequence ATGCTCCGGCGCATCGCGGCGCATTCGCTGCTGTTGCTGACGGGCGAGGGGTTCTCGCGAGGGCTGACGTTCGTGACGACCGTCGTGCTCGCGCGCGTGCTCGGCCCCGGGGCCTTCGGCGTGCTCGCGTTCGCGCAGGCGCTGCTCGGCTACGCGCTGCTCGTCGGCGACGGCGGCCTCGCGACCCACGGCGTGCGCGCGGTCGCGAACGCGCCGGCCGAGGCACGCGCGGCGTGGACCGGACTCGCGACGGTGCGCCTCGGGCTCTCGACCGCGGCGCTGGCGATCGCCATGCTCGCGGCGTGGGCGCTGCCGGCGGAGCCGCTCGTGCGCACGGTCGCGCTCGTGACGCTGGCGGCCGCGCTGCCCACCGCGCTCCTGCCCGACTGGACACTGCGCGGCCTGCAGCGCATGGGCCGCGCGGCCGTGCTCAACGCCGTGCCCGCCGCGGTGACGCTGGTGCTGGTGCTGGCGTGCGTGCACGCGCCGGGAGACGTCCCGCTCGCGGCGCTCGCGCGGACCGCCGGCTCCGCGGCCGCCGCGGTCCTCGGCATGGTGTGGATGCGTCGCTGGCCGTTCACGCGCGCGGCGCAGCAGGAGGGGGCCGCGTGGCGCTCCGCGCACGGCGGCACGGTGCTGATGCGCGCCGGAGCCACGATCCTCGCCGCGAACCTCGCGGTGCTCGTCTACAACAGCGCCGACCAGCTCCTGCTCTTCGCGCTGGCCGACGAGCGCGCGGTCGGGCTCTACGGCGGCGCGTACCGTATCCTGCAGCTGCCCTTCGCGGCGTTCTACGCGCTCACGGCCGCCTCGCTGCCCGCGCTGAGCGCGGCGATGCGAGACGACCCGGCGGGCGCCCGCCGCACCGCCGCGCGGCTCGAGTGGCTGGGGCTCGCGGCCGGCGCCGCGCTCGCCGCGGCGCTCCTGTGGGTGCGCGCCCCGCTCCTGCAGGCGCTCTACGGTCCGGGGTATGCTGCCGCAGCGCCCGCGCTCGGGGTGCTCGCGCTCGCGATCCCGCTCGATTTCGCGGTGTCCGTGCGCGGTCTCGCGGCGATCGCGGCCGGGCGGGAGCGCACGAACCTGGTTCTCGCGGCGATCGGTGCCGCCGCGAACGTGGCCGCGAACCTCGTGCTCATTCCGCGCGCGGGGATCGTCGGGGCCGCGTGGGCGACGGTCGGCACCTACGTGGTGCTCTACCTGCTCTATCGGGCGTTCCTCGATCCGGGGGAGAAGCGATGA
- the rimM gene encoding 16S rRNA processing protein RimM, whose product MPTRLVFLGRVGRTHGVAGEVYVDRTSLGPEAWLAVGRLEWRGRGGQARRLDLEAMRPTHDRLLATFRGVGDRESAAGLTNGELWGDADRLPDPGPGVAYTFQLVGLRVVGTDGAELGVVRDLSFAGAQPLYVVEHGGRERLLPAYEPFLKRVDLDAGVITVELPPGLLEI is encoded by the coding sequence TTGCCGACTAGGCTGGTCTTCCTCGGCCGCGTCGGTCGGACGCACGGCGTGGCGGGTGAGGTGTACGTGGATCGCACGTCGCTCGGGCCCGAGGCATGGCTGGCGGTGGGCCGGCTCGAGTGGCGCGGCCGCGGCGGGCAGGCGCGGCGCCTGGATCTCGAGGCCATGCGCCCGACGCACGACCGGCTGCTCGCGACCTTCCGGGGCGTCGGCGATCGCGAATCGGCGGCCGGGCTGACCAACGGCGAGCTGTGGGGCGACGCGGACCGGCTGCCCGATCCCGGCCCGGGCGTGGCGTACACGTTCCAGCTCGTCGGCCTGCGCGTGGTGGGGACGGACGGCGCCGAACTCGGCGTGGTGCGGGACCTGTCGTTCGCGGGGGCCCAGCCTCTCTACGTCGTCGAGCACGGGGGCCGCGAGCGGTTGCTGCCGGCCTACGAACCGTTCCTCAAGCGGGTGGATCTCGACGCCGGCGTCATCACGGTCGAGCTGCCGCCCGGTCTGCTGGAGATCTGA
- a CDS encoding O-antigen ligase family protein — MSARAQGSAADVATRPAGPLVAAAGAAFVLFAFVLPGSIAPMGIGAALCGALTIAAIASGRARWPYTPVNLAWLGWLLALLLSAVFAVDRGASLPRLGKGFMPLLVGLAALHGADRRTGERALAAYLAASGVVAALGIGLWLAHGASFESRARGLSGHYMTFAGQLLLELPVALGVALLARGRRWRLGAAAVAVVGLVALAATFTRSAWIGLLVSGAVLLGACAPLGLVALALLAVAAWFLTPGTLGERVRSVFDPANKWNEERMHMWDAGLRMFRDHPLTGVGLQDLHALYDRYRSPAAVERAGHLHNVVVQIAATMGVVGLAAFTWLYGSLVSAASAGLRPLVKRRGLAAGLKLGVTAALAGFLVAGFFEWNFGDEELLYPLFTLVGLAWAAGAWDGPEA; from the coding sequence GTGAGCGCGCGCGCGCAGGGAAGCGCGGCGGACGTCGCGACGCGGCCGGCCGGGCCGCTCGTCGCGGCCGCGGGCGCGGCGTTCGTTCTGTTCGCCTTCGTGCTGCCGGGCTCGATCGCGCCGATGGGAATCGGCGCGGCGCTGTGCGGCGCGCTGACGATCGCGGCGATCGCCAGCGGGCGGGCGCGCTGGCCATACACGCCGGTGAACCTCGCCTGGCTCGGCTGGCTGCTCGCGCTGCTGCTGTCGGCGGTGTTCGCGGTGGACCGCGGCGCGAGCCTTCCGCGGCTCGGCAAGGGCTTCATGCCGCTGCTCGTCGGGCTCGCGGCGCTGCACGGCGCCGACCGCCGAACGGGCGAGCGCGCGCTCGCGGCCTACCTCGCGGCGTCGGGGGTGGTGGCCGCGCTCGGCATCGGCCTGTGGCTCGCGCACGGCGCGAGCTTCGAATCGCGCGCGCGCGGGCTCTCGGGCCACTACATGACGTTCGCCGGCCAGCTTCTGCTCGAGCTGCCGGTCGCGCTCGGCGTGGCGCTTCTCGCACGCGGGAGGCGCTGGCGGCTGGGCGCGGCCGCGGTCGCGGTGGTCGGGCTGGTGGCCCTCGCGGCGACGTTCACGCGCAGCGCCTGGATCGGCCTGCTCGTCTCGGGCGCGGTGCTCCTCGGCGCGTGCGCGCCGCTCGGGCTCGTGGCGCTCGCGCTGCTGGCGGTCGCGGCCTGGTTCCTCACGCCCGGCACTCTGGGCGAGCGCGTTCGCAGCGTCTTCGATCCGGCGAACAAGTGGAACGAGGAGCGCATGCACATGTGGGACGCCGGGCTGCGCATGTTCCGCGACCATCCGCTGACGGGCGTGGGCCTGCAGGACCTGCACGCACTCTACGACCGCTACCGCTCGCCGGCCGCGGTCGAGCGCGCGGGCCACCTGCACAACGTCGTCGTCCAGATCGCCGCGACGATGGGCGTGGTCGGGCTGGCGGCCTTCACCTGGCTGTACGGCTCGCTGGTCAGTGCCGCGTCCGCGGGGCTGCGGCCGCTGGTGAAGCGTCGCGGGCTCGCGGCCGGGCTCAAGCTCGGCGTCACCGCCGCGCTCGCGGGCTTCCTGGTCGCGGGCTTCTTCGAATGGAACTTCGGCGACGAGGAACTCCTCTACCCGCTGTTCACGCTCGTCGGCCTGGCGTGGGCGGCGGGCGCGTGGGACGGGCCGGAGGCCTGA
- a CDS encoding GDP-mannose 4,6-dehydratase, whose protein sequence is MKILVTGGAGFIGSHLSEELLGRGHEVWALDDLSTGRIENLESFRHNPRFRFLEGDVMDSPLVHGLVAQCEQVHHLAAAVGVKYVLENPLKSLITNIRGTEVVLEACAEHRRKVLIASSSEVYGKGATVPFSEDDDRLMGPTHKLRWSYAAGKTVDESLAQAYYQQHSLPVVIVRCFNTCGPRQSAAYGMVIPSMVQRALTGQPILVFGDGQQSRCFSAVHDVVRGMLLLAETPEADGEVFNIGSDEEITVFELAQRIKRLCRSDSDIELMPYDRVYGQSYEDMRRRVPDLRKIRRFTGYRPQYSLDMLLETTIRDHCEQMRIPCPVGVATA, encoded by the coding sequence ATGAAGATCCTGGTCACAGGAGGTGCCGGCTTCATCGGTTCGCATCTTTCGGAAGAGTTGCTGGGACGCGGACACGAAGTCTGGGCCCTGGACGACCTTTCGACCGGCCGAATCGAAAACCTCGAGTCCTTCCGGCACAACCCGCGCTTCCGCTTCCTCGAAGGCGACGTCATGGACTCCCCGCTCGTCCACGGGCTCGTCGCCCAGTGCGAGCAGGTGCATCACCTCGCGGCCGCGGTCGGCGTCAAGTACGTGCTCGAGAACCCGCTCAAGTCGCTGATCACGAACATCCGCGGCACCGAGGTGGTGCTGGAAGCCTGTGCCGAACACCGGCGCAAGGTGCTCATCGCCTCGAGCAGCGAGGTTTACGGCAAGGGCGCCACGGTGCCGTTCTCGGAGGACGACGACCGGCTGATGGGCCCGACGCACAAGCTCCGCTGGTCCTACGCGGCGGGCAAGACGGTGGACGAGAGCCTCGCGCAGGCCTACTACCAGCAGCACTCGCTGCCGGTGGTGATCGTGCGCTGTTTCAACACCTGCGGTCCGCGGCAGTCGGCGGCCTACGGCATGGTGATCCCGTCCATGGTGCAGCGGGCGCTCACGGGCCAGCCGATCCTGGTCTTCGGCGACGGCCAGCAGTCGCGCTGCTTCTCGGCGGTGCACGACGTGGTGCGCGGCATGCTGCTGCTCGCGGAAACGCCCGAGGCGGACGGCGAGGTGTTCAACATCGGCTCGGACGAGGAAATCACGGTCTTCGAGCTGGCCCAGCGCATCAAGCGCCTGTGCCGGAGTGATTCGGACATCGAGCTGATGCCTTACGACCGCGTGTACGGGCAATCGTACGAGGACATGCGCCGGCGGGTGCCGGACCTGCGGAAGATCCGGCGTTTCACCGGCTACCGTCCGCAGTACTCGCTCGACATGCTGCTCGAGACGACCATCCGCGACCACTGCGAGCAGATGCGGATTCCCTGCCCGGTGGGCGTCGCGACGGCCTGA
- a CDS encoding KH domain-containing protein, translating into MAKGLVDHPGDVVVEILSAGDDGVLELHVNPDDLGHVIGKQGRTARSLRLALGAAAGRIDRRMTLEIAD; encoded by the coding sequence ATGGCGAAGGGTCTGGTGGATCATCCGGGCGACGTGGTCGTCGAGATCCTCTCGGCGGGCGACGACGGCGTGCTCGAGCTGCACGTGAACCCGGACGATCTCGGGCACGTGATCGGCAAGCAGGGGCGCACCGCGCGCTCGCTGCGCCTGGCGCTCGGCGCGGCGGCGGGACGCATCGACCGCCGCATGACGCTCGAGATTGCCGACTAG
- a CDS encoding O-antigen ligase family protein yields the protein MSDVRVDRPGPRIAVPLWLLGAGFALINAIGLGDPSPGNRLLFGAALGVAVLIATVLAPFAGFLVLSLSCVVSVVVSVGSGERNVMPFDVLLFPLIVATVREWMRRRSLPIAQLDARSAELAGTVRRFTRSAWLYVGAAAASLLVTVWMGEAAGAFDSALKLGRVVEGMLVFGIGLATIHNERDLGRVIGALVVGMLLLAAVNLAGFTMAPITADNTLRRAGMTWFVNEPGWSIGDPNEAGIGLLLVWVVLLAWQSRRATAWGWIMMALTLVFMFLTQSRSGLLAWFMFTLLTWRRMPRRFLVTAAVGILIVAPFVATIWWERMARTVSADRGSFEVYTSLVRVYGWFSAGRMFLSHPITGVGYLGFRHFSDRFNELGIMLGTCENMYLEVATGMGIIGIVVFARLFWRTLNLSDVVARHAPPDSFAAALARLHKPYFIALAISNLTGDNWVGLAGISQLALWCLLLVRAGQLSLRPREPA from the coding sequence GTGAGCGACGTCCGCGTGGACCGGCCCGGCCCGCGGATCGCGGTTCCGCTGTGGCTGCTGGGTGCCGGCTTCGCCCTGATCAACGCGATCGGGCTCGGTGATCCTTCGCCCGGGAACCGCCTGCTGTTCGGCGCGGCGCTGGGGGTGGCGGTGCTCATCGCGACCGTGCTCGCCCCGTTCGCCGGATTCCTCGTGCTCTCCCTGTCCTGCGTCGTGAGCGTGGTCGTGTCGGTCGGCTCCGGCGAGCGGAACGTCATGCCGTTCGACGTGCTGCTCTTTCCATTGATCGTGGCGACCGTCCGGGAATGGATGCGGCGGCGGTCGCTTCCGATCGCGCAGCTCGACGCACGCTCCGCCGAGCTGGCGGGAACCGTTCGCCGGTTCACGCGATCGGCATGGCTCTACGTCGGCGCGGCCGCCGCCTCGCTGCTGGTCACGGTGTGGATGGGGGAGGCCGCCGGAGCGTTCGATTCGGCCCTCAAGCTCGGGCGGGTCGTGGAAGGCATGCTGGTCTTCGGGATCGGGCTCGCGACGATTCACAACGAACGCGATCTCGGCCGCGTGATCGGGGCCCTCGTCGTCGGGATGCTGCTGCTGGCCGCGGTGAACCTGGCGGGTTTCACCATGGCGCCGATCACCGCGGACAACACGCTCCGGCGCGCGGGCATGACCTGGTTCGTCAACGAGCCGGGCTGGTCCATCGGCGACCCGAACGAGGCCGGCATCGGCCTGCTGCTCGTCTGGGTCGTGCTCCTCGCCTGGCAGAGCCGCCGGGCGACCGCCTGGGGCTGGATCATGATGGCGCTGACGCTGGTCTTCATGTTCCTCACCCAGTCACGCAGCGGGCTGCTCGCCTGGTTCATGTTCACCCTGCTCACCTGGAGACGGATGCCGCGCCGGTTCCTCGTGACGGCGGCCGTCGGGATCCTGATCGTGGCGCCGTTCGTGGCGACCATCTGGTGGGAGCGAATGGCCCGCACGGTGTCGGCCGACCGTGGATCCTTCGAGGTCTACACGTCGCTGGTGCGGGTCTATGGCTGGTTCAGCGCCGGGCGCATGTTCCTTTCCCACCCGATCACCGGGGTGGGCTACCTCGGCTTCCGGCATTTCAGCGACCGCTTCAACGAGCTCGGCATCATGCTCGGTACCTGCGAGAACATGTACCTCGAGGTCGCCACGGGCATGGGGATCATCGGCATCGTCGTGTTCGCGCGCCTGTTCTGGCGGACGCTGAACCTTTCCGACGTGGTGGCCCGGCATGCCCCGCCCGACTCCTTCGCCGCGGCGCTCGCCCGCCTGCACAAGCCCTACTTCATCGCCCTGGCCATCTCGAACCTGACGGGCGACAACTGGGTCGGCCTCGCCGGGATCTCGCAGCTCGCCCTGTGGTGCCTGCTGCTGGTTCGTGCCGGGCAGCTCTCGCTTCGTCCCCGGGAACCCGCGTGA
- the trmD gene encoding tRNA (guanosine(37)-N1)-methyltransferase TrmD, whose amino-acid sequence MRVTIVTIFPEWFTSPFAEGMIRVAREAGRLELEVVNLRAFTDDTHQSVDDAPFGGGPGMILKIEPVDRALRALALPPRGGRPAGTKVALTSPQGPRFTQETAIAWAALEHLVLVCGRYKGVDERVARHLADEEFSVGDFVLSGGEPAALCVVDAVARLQEGVVGTFDSVESDSFHSGLLDCDYYTRPADYGGWKVPEVLLSGHHAQIAKARREEALRRTLERRPDLLETAALTDEDRKVLRRLARGKDPGA is encoded by the coding sequence GTGCGGGTGACGATCGTCACCATCTTCCCGGAATGGTTCACGAGCCCGTTCGCCGAGGGCATGATCCGCGTCGCCCGCGAGGCCGGACGGCTCGAGCTCGAGGTCGTGAACCTGCGCGCGTTCACGGACGACACGCACCAGAGCGTGGACGACGCGCCGTTCGGCGGCGGACCGGGCATGATCCTGAAGATCGAGCCGGTGGACCGTGCGCTGCGCGCGCTGGCGTTGCCGCCCAGGGGCGGGCGGCCGGCCGGGACGAAGGTCGCGCTCACCTCGCCGCAGGGCCCGCGATTCACGCAGGAGACGGCGATCGCCTGGGCGGCGCTCGAACACCTCGTGCTCGTCTGCGGGCGCTACAAGGGCGTGGACGAGCGCGTCGCACGCCACCTCGCGGACGAGGAGTTCTCGGTCGGCGACTTCGTGCTCTCGGGCGGCGAGCCGGCGGCGCTGTGCGTGGTGGACGCGGTGGCGCGGCTGCAGGAAGGCGTCGTGGGCACGTTCGACTCGGTCGAGAGCGACTCGTTCCATTCCGGGCTGCTCGACTGCGACTACTACACGCGGCCGGCGGACTACGGCGGCTGGAAGGTGCCCGAGGTGCTGCTCTCCGGGCACCACGCGCAAATCGCGAAGGCGCGTCGCGAGGAGGCGCTGCGGCGCACGCTCGAGCGCCGGCCCGACCTGCTCGAGACGGCGGCGCTGACCGACGAAGACCGCAAGGTCCTGCGGCGGCTCGCGCGCGGGAAGGACCCCGGGGCGTGA
- a CDS encoding glycosyltransferase, protein MRVALVHDWLTGMRGGERVLERVARLFPQAPIFTLVWNRGSVSAELEAHPIRTSFLQGLPGAARHYRNFLPLFPRAIESFDLSGFDAVISTSHAVAKGARAGPGAFHLSYIFTPMRYVWDLEDTYFPPGRFPWPLSAYVKRTCARLRDWDRRTADRAHLLLADSAYVAGRIRRHWGRDAEVVTPPVDVDRFTAGTGARERYLLAGAFAPYKRGDLALAACARLGRPLTVAGSGQERARLERLAPPGSVFLGWVAEAGMPGLYASARALLFPGEEDFGIMPVEAMASGTPVVAYGRGGALETVGRGADAAALAEVAAGGIARVPGGVLFGTQSADCLAAAIACLEATRFDPHELRALAAPFAAEVFDERFRAAFERGLATRRAGAA, encoded by the coding sequence ATGCGCGTCGCGCTGGTGCACGACTGGCTGACCGGAATGCGCGGCGGCGAGCGGGTGCTCGAGCGCGTCGCGCGGCTGTTTCCGCAGGCGCCGATCTTCACCCTCGTCTGGAACCGCGGCTCGGTGTCGGCCGAACTCGAAGCGCACCCGATCCGCACCTCCTTCCTGCAGGGCCTGCCCGGGGCGGCCCGGCACTACCGCAACTTCCTGCCGCTCTTCCCGCGAGCGATCGAGAGCTTCGACCTCTCGGGCTTCGACGCGGTGATCTCGACGAGCCACGCGGTCGCCAAGGGCGCGCGCGCGGGCCCCGGAGCGTTCCACCTCAGCTACATCTTCACGCCGATGCGCTACGTCTGGGATCTGGAGGACACCTACTTTCCGCCGGGACGCTTTCCGTGGCCGCTGTCGGCGTACGTGAAGCGTACGTGCGCGAGGTTGCGCGACTGGGACCGCCGCACCGCGGACCGCGCACACCTCCTGCTCGCGGACTCGGCGTACGTCGCCGGTCGCATTCGCCGCCACTGGGGACGCGACGCCGAGGTGGTGACGCCGCCGGTGGACGTGGACCGTTTCACCGCGGGAACGGGCGCGCGCGAACGCTACCTGCTCGCCGGGGCGTTCGCGCCCTACAAGCGCGGCGATCTCGCGCTCGCGGCGTGCGCGCGACTGGGGCGGCCGCTCACGGTCGCGGGCAGCGGGCAGGAGCGCGCGCGGCTCGAGCGGCTCGCGCCGCCGGGCAGCGTGTTCCTCGGCTGGGTCGCCGAGGCCGGGATGCCGGGCCTTTACGCGTCGGCGCGCGCGCTGCTCTTTCCCGGCGAGGAGGACTTCGGGATCATGCCGGTCGAGGCGATGGCGAGCGGCACGCCGGTCGTCGCCTACGGGCGCGGCGGCGCGCTCGAAACGGTCGGTCGCGGCGCGGACGCCGCGGCGCTGGCGGAGGTCGCGGCCGGCGGCATCGCGCGTGTGCCGGGCGGCGTGCTCTTCGGCACGCAGTCGGCGGACTGTCTCGCGGCCGCGATCGCCTGCCTCGAAGCGACGCGCTTCGATCCGCACGAGCTGCGCGCGCTCGCGGCGCCGTTCGCCGCCGAAGTCTTCGACGAGCGCTTCCGCGCGGCGTTCGAGCGCGGGCTCGCCACACGGCGCGCGGGGGCGGCATGA
- a CDS encoding class I SAM-dependent methyltransferase, with product MTRGPGGARTGPDEPGARPRDTRPGADDARPDHRTDRQDRAILAELAAHARAGMPEMLQFGSLASAHQYLPLHRLWRRNVPAGAEVLDWGAGNGHFSYFLVRGGWRATGFSFMPFLYEPWLPKSPAYRYVPGSESEPVKLPFADASFDAVASIGVLEHVRETGGNEPGSLGEIARVLRPGGVFVCWHFPNRWSWIDSIARHVPGKHRHFWRYTRDDIRGLVAGAGLELLETRRYGVIPRNNAHRLLGPARDAAWAADLWDAVDDALSWPLNAVAQNHCFVARRPVG from the coding sequence ATGACGCGCGGCCCCGGCGGGGCGCGGACCGGCCCGGACGAACCTGGCGCCCGCCCTCGCGACACGCGGCCCGGCGCCGACGACGCACGGCCCGACCACCGCACCGATCGGCAAGACCGCGCGATCCTGGCCGAACTCGCCGCGCACGCGCGCGCCGGCATGCCCGAGATGCTGCAGTTCGGAAGCCTCGCCTCGGCGCACCAGTACCTGCCGCTCCATCGCCTGTGGCGCCGGAACGTCCCCGCGGGCGCGGAGGTCCTGGACTGGGGCGCGGGCAACGGGCACTTCTCGTACTTCCTCGTCCGCGGCGGCTGGCGGGCGACGGGCTTTTCGTTCATGCCCTTCCTTTACGAGCCGTGGCTGCCGAAGTCGCCGGCGTACCGTTACGTGCCCGGCAGCGAGTCGGAGCCGGTGAAGCTGCCGTTCGCGGACGCCTCGTTCGACGCGGTCGCCTCGATCGGCGTGCTCGAGCACGTGCGCGAGACGGGCGGCAACGAGCCGGGCAGCCTCGGCGAGATCGCGCGGGTGCTGCGGCCCGGCGGCGTGTTCGTCTGCTGGCACTTTCCCAACCGCTGGAGCTGGATCGACTCGATCGCCCGGCACGTGCCCGGCAAGCACCGGCACTTCTGGCGCTACACGCGCGACGACATCCGCGGCCTCGTCGCCGGCGCGGGCCTCGAGCTGCTCGAGACGCGGCGCTATGGCGTGATCCCGCGCAACAACGCCCACCGCCTGCTCGGGCCCGCGCGCGACGCGGCGTGGGCCGCGGATCTCTGGGACGCGGTGGACGACGCGCTGTCGTGGCCGCTCAACGCGGTCGCGCAGAACCACTGTTTCGTGGCGCGCAGGCCGGTGGGCTGA